The Muricauda sp. SCSIO 65647 genome includes a region encoding these proteins:
- a CDS encoding FKBP-type peptidyl-prolyl cis-trans isomerase: MIRRSIFIIVLTMVLFSCGNDDGNDFEVVPPRLLSEVAAEDDAEIKEFLASHFYNYEEFQSPPADFDFKIRIDTIAGENADKTPLSEMPELMSAVVTVSSNQFNLAEEETDVPHTYYYLSAREGEGLSPTVADSTLFRYEGMLLNGNKFDASPTYTWQQLPFLVRGFANGVSNFKSGTESGLVVNPDGTSFYTDSGIGLIIMPSGLGYFLGAGPSGSIPNYSNLIFTVDVGHLIVDTDDDGDGIPSIMEDLNGNGYLFDDNTDAESEANANVRPTADFQDPDDDDDGILTRDEIEIDEMGNITFPDSDNDGIPDYRDSDS, from the coding sequence ATGATACGAAGATCGATATTTATAATAGTGCTTACCATGGTGCTATTTTCATGCGGAAATGATGATGGCAATGACTTCGAGGTGGTACCACCACGGCTTTTGAGCGAAGTGGCAGCCGAAGATGATGCAGAAATCAAGGAATTCTTGGCGAGCCATTTCTATAATTACGAAGAGTTTCAAAGTCCACCTGCCGATTTTGACTTTAAGATTCGTATTGATACCATAGCGGGCGAGAATGCCGATAAGACACCGTTAAGTGAAATGCCAGAGCTCATGTCTGCAGTGGTAACCGTTTCTTCAAATCAGTTCAATCTTGCTGAGGAAGAAACCGATGTTCCGCACACATACTATTATTTGTCGGCGAGAGAAGGTGAAGGATTGTCGCCAACAGTAGCAGATTCAACGCTTTTTAGATATGAGGGCATGTTGTTGAATGGCAATAAATTTGATGCATCGCCCACCTATACGTGGCAACAGCTTCCCTTTCTGGTAAGAGGTTTTGCCAATGGCGTCTCGAATTTTAAATCTGGAACGGAAAGTGGTTTGGTAGTCAACCCCGATGGAACATCTTTTTATACCGATAGTGGTATTGGTTTGATTATTATGCCTTCTGGGCTTGGATATTTTCTAGGAGCTGGCCCCTCCGGTTCCATACCCAATTATTCAAATTTGATTTTTACCGTTGATGTCGGCCATTTGATCGTTGACACAGATGATGATGGTGATGGAATACCATCTATTATGGAAGATCTTAATGGTAATGGATATCTTTTTGATGACAATACGGATGCAGAATCAGAAGCCAATGCAAATGTCAGGCCCACGGCAGACTTTCAGGATCCAGATGATGATGATGATGGTATCTTGACCCGTGACGAGATTGAAATCGATGAAATGGGGAATATCACCTTTCCCGATTCCGATAATGATGGCATCCCTGATTATCGAGATAGTGATAGTTAA
- a CDS encoding transketolase — MANIETLERLVVQVRRDILRMVHKVNSGHPGGSLGCTEFFVALYNEIMNLKEGFDMDGSGEDVFFLSNGHISPVFYSVLARRGYFSIDELNTFRLIDSRLQGHPTTHEGLPGVRVASGSLGQGMSVAIGAALAKKLNNDDHLVFSLHGDGELQEGQNWEAIMFAAAKKVDNLVATIDRNGQQIDGPTEEVLYLGDVGEKFRVFGWDVLELDDGNDLEKVITTLRAAKNRTGKGKPVCIVMNTVMGNGVDFMMYTHAWHGKAPNDEQLQTALSQNPETLGDY, encoded by the coding sequence ATGGCAAATATTGAAACATTGGAACGTCTTGTGGTACAGGTACGGCGAGATATTCTGAGGATGGTGCACAAAGTGAACTCAGGCCACCCGGGAGGTTCTTTGGGCTGTACTGAATTTTTCGTGGCCCTTTACAATGAAATCATGAATCTCAAGGAGGGTTTTGATATGGACGGCTCAGGAGAAGATGTCTTTTTTCTCTCAAATGGCCATATCTCACCGGTATTTTACAGTGTTTTGGCCAGACGGGGCTACTTTTCAATCGATGAACTGAACACCTTTCGCCTTATCGATTCGCGCTTACAGGGGCATCCGACCACCCATGAAGGACTACCGGGAGTTCGGGTGGCGTCAGGTTCTTTGGGTCAGGGCATGTCTGTGGCCATTGGTGCAGCTTTGGCCAAAAAATTGAACAATGACGATCATCTGGTTTTCAGTTTACATGGTGATGGTGAACTACAGGAAGGCCAAAACTGGGAAGCCATTATGTTTGCCGCGGCCAAAAAGGTCGATAATCTGGTCGCTACCATCGACCGCAACGGACAGCAGATCGACGGCCCCACCGAAGAGGTGCTATATCTAGGCGATGTTGGTGAAAAATTCAGGGTTTTTGGATGGGATGTACTCGAATTGGATGATGGCAATGATTTAGAAAAGGTGATAACCACTTTGAGAGCAGCCAAAAATCGTACGGGCAAAGGCAAGCCAGTCTGCATTGTCATGAACACCGTTATGGGCAATGGCGTTGATTTTATGATGTATACCCATGCATGGCACGGCAAGGCGCCCAATGATGAACAATTACAGACCGCCTTGTCACAGAATCCAGAAACTTTGGGTGATTATTAA
- a CDS encoding porin family protein translates to MKKTLLTVVMALMGIATFAQAGPGFGIKAGLNYNGNGDYFNSAEQAFENPDRNAGFHVGVYGKLGNRIYVRPELVYTSTSSDYNEGDLKINKLDLPVLVGAKIIGPLHAFIGPSFQYILSTKFDDVKFDDVENDFTVGLNLGAGLNLGKFGVDLRYERGFTENEVNFIDTNITNLNGDRVDTRPDQLILSLSLKL, encoded by the coding sequence ATGAAAAAAACACTTCTAACGGTGGTCATGGCCCTTATGGGCATAGCCACATTTGCACAGGCAGGCCCTGGCTTCGGAATCAAGGCCGGGTTAAACTATAACGGCAACGGAGACTACTTCAATTCTGCAGAACAGGCCTTTGAAAATCCTGATAGAAATGCCGGTTTCCACGTCGGGGTTTACGGTAAACTGGGCAATCGTATCTATGTACGACCCGAATTGGTCTATACGAGTACCTCTTCAGACTACAACGAGGGTGATCTAAAGATCAACAAATTGGATCTGCCCGTGTTGGTCGGAGCCAAAATCATTGGCCCATTGCATGCGTTTATAGGCCCCTCTTTTCAGTACATCCTCAGCACAAAATTCGACGATGTCAAATTCGATGATGTTGAAAACGATTTCACCGTTGGCTTAAATCTCGGAGCTGGTTTAAATCTAGGTAAGTTTGGGGTTGACCTGCGCTATGAGCGTGGTTTTACAGAGAACGAGGTCAACTTCATCGACACCAATATCACCAATTTGAATGGTGACAGGGTCGATACACGCCCTGATCAGTTGATTCTGAGCCTATCGTTAAAACTTTAG
- a CDS encoding phosphoribosyltransferase domain-containing protein, whose protein sequence is MADRILSHEKIQHKIRRIAYQIHESNVDEKEIVVAGIKGGGMSFAKKISAILEDITQSKITLCEVSMNKDNPLKSGVMTSLSESDYKNKSIVLVDDVLNSGATLIYGVHHFLKTPLKQLKTAVLVNRNHKRFPVKADFKGISLSTSLNEHVKVVFKTKNDAVYLE, encoded by the coding sequence ATGGCAGACCGCATTCTCTCGCACGAAAAAATACAACATAAGATTCGACGTATTGCCTACCAAATCCATGAAAGCAATGTCGATGAAAAAGAAATCGTGGTCGCCGGTATAAAGGGAGGCGGAATGAGCTTTGCCAAAAAGATTTCGGCCATACTCGAAGACATCACCCAATCAAAAATTACGCTTTGTGAGGTCAGTATGAACAAAGACAATCCATTAAAAAGTGGTGTCATGACCTCGCTTAGTGAAAGTGACTATAAAAATAAGTCAATCGTATTGGTCGATGATGTCTTGAATTCTGGTGCAACGCTGATCTATGGGGTACACCATTTTTTGAAGACCCCCCTAAAACAATTAAAGACCGCTGTTCTGGTAAACCGAAACCACAAAAGATTTCCGGTGAAAGCTGATTTTAAAGGCATTTCGCTATCGACCTCATTGAACGAGCACGTAAAGGTGGTCTTCAAGACCAAAAACGATGCTGTATACTTAGAGTGA
- a CDS encoding transketolase family protein: protein MKKYIDQGKKDTRSGFGAGITALGKTNEKVVALCADLVGSLKLEQFIEDNPERFFQVGIAEANMMGIAAGLTVGGKIPFACTFANFATGRVYDQIRQSIAYSGKNVKICASHAGLTLGEDGATHQILEDIGLMKMLPGMTVINPCDFNQTKAATIAIAEHKGPVYLRFGRPKVANFTPEDQTFEIGRAITLNEGSDVTLIATGHLVWEALRAAESLENQGVSVEVINIHTIKPLDEEAILKSVKKTGCVVTAEEHNFLGGLGESVARTLAEHFPAPQEFVATQDTFGESGTPEQLMEKYGLNNKAIEKAVLKVLKRK from the coding sequence ATGAAAAAGTATATAGATCAAGGAAAAAAAGATACGCGAAGTGGTTTTGGTGCAGGCATAACAGCACTCGGTAAGACCAATGAAAAAGTTGTGGCCCTTTGTGCCGATTTGGTGGGCTCATTGAAGTTAGAACAGTTTATCGAAGACAATCCAGAGCGATTCTTTCAGGTGGGCATCGCCGAGGCCAATATGATGGGCATCGCTGCCGGTTTGACCGTCGGGGGCAAAATTCCATTTGCCTGCACTTTCGCCAATTTTGCCACGGGCAGGGTCTATGACCAAATACGCCAATCCATAGCCTATTCGGGCAAAAATGTGAAAATATGTGCCTCGCACGCCGGGCTGACCCTTGGTGAAGATGGTGCCACACACCAAATTTTAGAAGATATCGGCTTGATGAAAATGCTGCCGGGCATGACCGTCATCAATCCCTGTGACTTTAACCAGACCAAAGCGGCCACCATTGCCATAGCTGAACACAAAGGCCCTGTATATCTGAGATTTGGAAGACCCAAGGTGGCAAACTTTACCCCTGAAGACCAAACGTTTGAGATAGGTAGGGCCATTACGCTCAATGAAGGAAGTGATGTTACGCTCATTGCTACGGGGCATTTGGTTTGGGAAGCCCTTAGGGCAGCTGAAAGTCTCGAAAATCAGGGTGTCTCGGTTGAGGTCATCAACATTCACACCATCAAGCCTTTAGATGAGGAAGCCATTTTGAAGTCCGTCAAAAAAACAGGCTGTGTGGTCACAGCCGAAGAACACAACTTTTTGGGCGGTTTGGGCGAGAGTGTGGCCCGAACATTGGCTGAACACTTTCCTGCCCCCCAAGAATTTGTGGCCACTCAAGATACTTTTGGGGAAAGTGGCACCCCCGAACAACTGATGGAAAAATATGGCCTGAACAATAAAGCCATTGAGAAAGCCGTTTTGAAGGTGTTGAAAAGAAAATGA
- the tgt gene encoding tRNA guanosine(34) transglycosylase Tgt translates to MEFNLTKTDTDTKARAGTITTDHGTIETPIFMPVGTVASVKGVHQRELRNDIDPDIILGNTYHLYLRPGIDILEKAGGLHKFMGWERNILTDSGGYQVYSLSDNRKIKEEGVKFKSHIDGSLHFFTPENVMEIQRSIGADIIMAFDECTPYPCDYDYAKRSMHLTHRWLDRCLEHLEKLPLKYGYSQAFFPIVQGSTYKDLRIQSAEYVASVGAEGNAIGGLSVGEPAEEMYEMAEVVCDILPKNKPRYLMGVGTPVNILENIALGVDMFDCVMPTRNARNGMLFTSEGTINIKNKKWEDDFSPIDEMGITFVDTEYSKAYLRHLFAANEYLGKQIATIHNLGFYRWLVKTARERILAGDFTEWKKTMVAKMNNRL, encoded by the coding sequence TTGGAATTCAACCTAACAAAGACGGATACCGATACCAAGGCAAGGGCGGGAACGATAACGACCGACCACGGTACCATAGAGACCCCTATTTTCATGCCCGTGGGCACAGTGGCTTCTGTCAAGGGGGTGCACCAGCGCGAACTGCGCAATGACATTGACCCCGATATTATTTTAGGAAACACCTACCACCTATACTTGCGCCCAGGAATCGATATTCTTGAGAAAGCTGGCGGCCTGCATAAGTTTATGGGTTGGGAACGGAACATTTTGACCGATAGTGGTGGTTACCAAGTATATTCGTTGTCAGATAACAGGAAAATCAAAGAGGAAGGGGTTAAATTCAAATCGCACATTGATGGCTCGCTCCATTTTTTTACTCCTGAAAATGTGATGGAAATTCAACGTAGTATAGGTGCCGATATCATCATGGCTTTTGATGAGTGTACACCATATCCGTGTGATTATGACTATGCCAAGCGTTCGATGCACCTTACCCATCGTTGGTTGGATAGGTGCTTGGAACATCTTGAAAAACTACCGCTCAAATATGGATATTCACAGGCTTTTTTCCCTATAGTACAGGGGTCGACCTATAAAGATTTGCGTATTCAATCAGCTGAATACGTGGCTTCCGTTGGGGCAGAGGGCAATGCCATTGGTGGCCTTTCGGTCGGCGAGCCCGCCGAAGAGATGTACGAGATGGCAGAGGTAGTCTGTGACATCCTCCCCAAAAATAAACCCCGCTATCTGATGGGTGTGGGTACCCCTGTGAACATTTTAGAGAACATTGCCTTGGGGGTCGATATGTTTGATTGTGTGATGCCTACCCGTAATGCACGAAATGGAATGCTTTTTACGTCTGAGGGAACCATTAACATCAAGAACAAAAAATGGGAAGACGATTTTTCACCCATTGATGAAATGGGCATCACATTTGTCGATACCGAATATAGTAAGGCCTACTTGCGGCATTTGTTCGCGGCCAACGAGTATCTGGGCAAGCAGATAGCCACCATTCATAACCTCGGTTTTTACCGTTGGTTGGTGAAGACTGCCAGAGAGCGTATTTTAGCGGGTGATTTTACGGAGTGGAAAAAAACCATGGTCGCCAAAATGAACAACAGATTGTAA
- a CDS encoding RNA-binding S4 domain-containing protein, with product MRIDKYLWCVRYYKTRNIATQACKKGHVKVNGLVAKPSREVFATDTIMLRKNQIDYQLTVLDLPNSRVGAKLVDIYRKDTTPKEAFAHKELLKHAKEHYRKKGTGRPTKKDRRDIEGYLDETE from the coding sequence ATGCGCATAGATAAATACCTTTGGTGTGTGCGATATTACAAAACGCGAAACATAGCCACCCAAGCTTGTAAAAAGGGCCATGTAAAGGTGAATGGATTGGTCGCAAAGCCTTCCCGTGAGGTATTTGCCACCGATACCATAATGCTTAGAAAAAATCAAATCGATTATCAGCTTACGGTTTTAGACCTGCCCAATAGTAGGGTCGGTGCCAAATTGGTCGATATCTATCGCAAAGATACCACCCCAAAAGAAGCCTTTGCCCACAAAGAACTGTTGAAACATGCCAAAGAGCACTACCGAAAAAAGGGTACTGGTAGACCTACCAAAAAAGATCGCCGCGATATTGAAGGGTATTTAGACGAAACGGAATAA
- a CDS encoding shikimate kinase translates to MKIVLIGYMGSGKSTVGNLLAKKMNLAFLDLDQAIEEQEKIPVPQIFEQHGEIYFRKKETEALKRLLAEKEDMVLAAGGGTPCYGHNMDNIEKSTAKSIYLKLSIQALVERIRHEKAERPLVSSLADEDFPEFIGKHLFERTPFYERADEVVFCDGKTPEEIVDEILSSL, encoded by the coding sequence ATGAAGATAGTTTTAATAGGATATATGGGCAGTGGAAAATCAACTGTTGGCAACCTTCTCGCCAAGAAAATGAACCTCGCATTTCTAGATTTGGACCAAGCTATTGAAGAGCAAGAAAAAATCCCGGTTCCCCAAATATTTGAACAACACGGCGAAATATATTTTAGAAAAAAAGAAACCGAGGCACTCAAAAGACTTTTGGCCGAGAAAGAAGACATGGTACTTGCCGCCGGTGGGGGCACGCCTTGCTATGGCCACAATATGGATAATATTGAAAAGAGTACGGCCAAATCGATCTATTTAAAACTATCAATTCAAGCCTTGGTCGAACGTATACGCCATGAAAAGGCTGAAAGACCTCTGGTAAGCTCTTTGGCCGATGAAGATTTTCCTGAATTTATAGGTAAGCATCTCTTTGAGAGAACACCTTTCTATGAGCGGGCCGATGAAGTTGTTTTCTGTGATGGCAAAACCCCCGAAGAAATTGTTGATGAAATACTATCGTCACTCTAA